The sequence gccccgcaccctctcccacactcagcccggcaccctttcccacactcagcccggcaccctttcccacactcagccccgcaccctctcccacactccgccccgcaccctctcccacactccgccccgcaccctctcccacacttagccccgccccctctcacacacacagccccgcaccctctcccacactcaaacccacaccctctcacacattcaatcccacaccctctcacacactcaatcccgcaccctctcccacactcagccccgcaccctttcccacactcagccccgcaccctttcccacactcagccccgcaccctttcccacactcagccccgcaccctctcccacactcagccccgcaccctctcccacactcagccccgcaccctctcccacactcagccccgcaccctctaccacactcagcccagcaccctctctcacactcagccctgcaccctttcccacactcagccccgcaccctctcccacactcaatctcacaccctctcacacactcagccccgcaccctctcacacactcaatcccgcaccccctcccacactcatccccgcatCCTCTACCaccctcagccccgcaccctctcccacactcagccccgcaccctctcccacagtcatccccgcaccctctcacacagtcatccccgcaccctctcacacagtcagcctcgcaccctctcccacactcagctcaacaccctctaccacactcagccccgcaccctctcccacactcatccccgcaccctctcccacactcaatctcacaccctctcacacactcagccccgcaccctctcacacactcaatcccacaccccctcccacactcatccccgcaccctctcccacactccgccccgcaccctctcccacagtcatccccgcaccctctcacacagtcatccccgcaccctctcacacagtcagcctcgcaccctctcccacactcagccccgcaccctctcccacactcagccccgcaccctctcccacactcatccccgcaccctctcccacactcatccccgcaccctctaccacactcagccccgcaccctctcccacactcagacctgcaccctctcccacactccgccccgcaccctctcccacacttagccccgccccctctcacacacacagccccgcaccctctcccacactcaaacccacaccctctcacacattcaatcccacaccctctcacacactcaatcccacaccctctcacatacgcagccccgcaccctctcccacaatcaatcccacaccctctcctgCACTcagccccacacacactcccaAATTCAGCCccgcaccctttcccacactcagccccgcaccctttcccacactcggccccgcaccctctcacacactgaatcccacagcctctcacacactcagccccgcaccctcttacacactcagctccgcaccctcttacacactcaaacccacaccctctcacacactcaatcccacaccctctcacacactcaatcccacaccctctcccacactcagccccgcaccctctcccacactcggcCCCGCACCCTctaacacactcaatcccacagcctctcacacactcagccccgcgCCCACTTATacactcaatctcacaccctctcacgcactcaatcccacaccctctcacgcactcaatcccacaccctctcccacactcagccctgcaccctctcccacactcgcaCCGCACCCTCTACCACACAGCCCCGCACCCTATCACACATGCAgctccgcaccctctcccacactcatccccgcaccctctcccacactcagcctcgcaccctctcccacactcagccccgcaccctctcccacactcagccccgcaccctctctcacactcagccccgcaccctctctcacacacagccctgcacactctcccacactcagccccgcaccctctcccacactcaatccccgtaccctctcccacactcaatccccgtaccctctcacacactcagccccgcactctctcccacactcagccccgcaccctctctcacactcagccctgcaccctttcccacacacagccctgcacactctcccacactcagccctgcacactctcccacactcagccccgcgccctctcccacactcagacccgcgccctctcccacactcagacccgcaccctctcccacactcagacccgtaccctctcccacactcagacccgtaccctctcccacactcagacccgtaccctctcccacactcagccctgcaccctctaccacactcagcccagcaccctctctcacactcagccctgcaccctctcccacactcagccccgcaccctctcccacactcagccccgcaccctctcccacactcagccccgcaccctctccctcactcagacccgcaccctctcccacactcagccccgcttcctctcccacactcagccccgcaacctctcccacactcagccccgcaccctctcccacactcagccccgcaccctctcccacactcagccccgcaccctctcccacactcagacctgcaccctctcccacactcagacctgcaccctctcccacactcagccctgctccctctcccacactcagcccggcaccctttcccacactcagcccggcaccctttcccacactcagccccgcaccctctcccacactcagccccgcttcctctcccacactcagccccgcaccctctcccacactcagccccgcaccctctcccacactcagccctgcaccttctcccacactcagccccgcaccctctcccacacttagccccgccccctctcccacactcagccccgcaccctctcccacactcaaacccacaccctctcacacactcagccccgcaccctctcccacactcagccccgcaccctctcccacactcagccccgcaccctctcccacactcagccctgcaccttctcccacactcagccccgcaccctctcccacacttagccccgccccctctcccacactcagccccgcaccctctcccacactcaatcccacaccctctcccacactcagccccacacacactcccaAATTCAGCCccgcaccctttcccacactcagccccgcaccgtcTACCACTCTCAGccccacacccactcacacactcaatcccacacactctcccacactcagccccactTCCTCTCCCACCCTGAGtcctgcaccctctcccacactaagCCCCGCACCCTCgcccacactcaatctcacaccctctcacacactcagccccgcaccctctcacacactcaatcccacaccccctcccacactcatccccgcaccctctcccaccctcagccccgcaccctctcccaccctcagccccgcaccctctcccacactcagccccgcaccctctcccacactcaatcccacaccctctcacacactcagccccgccccctctcacacactcagccccacaccctctcccacactcaatccctcaccctctaccacactcagccctgcaccctctcacacactcaatcccacagccTTTCACACACTCAGCCACGCACCCTCTTACACACTCaaacccacaccctctcacacactcaatcccacaccctctcacacactcaatcccacaccctctcccacactcagccctgcaccctctcccacactcagccccgcaccctctcccacactcagccccgcaccctctccctcactcagacccgcaccctctccctcactcagatccgcaccctctccctcactcagacccgcaccctctccctcactcagacccgcaccctctcccacactcagacccgcaccctctcccacactcagccctgcaccctctcccacactcagacccgcaccctctcccacactcagacccgcaccctctccctcactcagacccgcaccctctcccacactcagacccgcacccactccctcactcagacccgcaccctctcccacactcagacccgcaccctctcccacactcagccccgcaccctctcccacactcagccccgcaccctctcccacactcagcccggcaccctttcccacactcagcccggcaccctttcccacactcagcccggcaccctctcccacactccgccccgcaccctctcccacacttagccccgccccctctcacacacacagccctgcaccctctcccacactcaaacccacaccctctcacacattcaatcccacaccctctcacacactcaatcccgcaccctctcccacactcagccccgcaccctttcccacactcagccccgcaccctttcccacactcagccccgcaccctttcccacactcagccccgcaccctctcccacactcagccccgcaccctctcccacactcagccccgcaccctctcccacactcagccccgcaccctctcccacactcagccccgcaccctctaccacactcagcccagcaccctctctcacactcagccctgcaccctttcccacactcagccccgcaccctctcccacactcaatctcacaccctctcacacactcagccccgcaccctctcacacactcaatcccacaccccctcccacactcatccccgcatCCTCTACCaccctcagccccgcaccctctcccacactcagccccgcaccctctcccacagtcatccccgcaccctctcacacagtcatccccgcaccctctcacacagtcagcctcgcaccctctcccacactcagctcaacaccctctaccacactcagccccgcaccctctcccacactcatccccgcaccctctcccacactcaatctcacaccctctcacacactcagccccgcaccct comes from Heterodontus francisci isolate sHetFra1 chromosome 36, sHetFra1.hap1, whole genome shotgun sequence and encodes:
- the LOC137351450 gene encoding mucin-1-like, which translates into the protein MVTTQKEAIQPIVSMPALCKSNAASPTPFPCSERPEITKTTAARSRCNWTKLKYSGNHHWLKIENKTHLSQLQLQELTDILQPSPTLSPAPSPTLSPAPSPTLRPAPSPTLRPAPSPTLSPAPSPTLSPAPFPTLSPAPFPTLSPAPSPTLSPASSPTLSPAPSPTLSPAPSPTLSPAPSPTLSPAPSPTLSPAPSPTLSPAPSPTLKPTPSHTLSPAPSPTLSPAPSPTLSPAPSPTLSPAPSPTLSPAPSPTLSPA